In one Bradyrhizobium cosmicum genomic region, the following are encoded:
- a CDS encoding ImuA family protein, with the protein MSGARISALATLRGQIERIEAAEVVHQRDRVALGHREVDSALKGGLARAVIHEVFCEGRQGAAATGFVMGLAGRVSARRPLLWVRQDFSELETGALSMSGLAELGLDPRRVVMVRAADVESALRSSADALACDALGAVVLELWGETRQFDLVASRKLTLAAQSSGVTGLMLRMAAQPLPSTAETRWMLRAAHSPPGAMWSAWGAPRFDAELLRNRHGPCGRWIMEWKCDECQFSEPSAHPQPVAAAPAHRPDPAVLRQRRTA; encoded by the coding sequence ATGAGCGGCGCACGCATCAGCGCGCTTGCGACCTTGCGCGGCCAGATCGAGCGCATCGAAGCGGCGGAGGTCGTGCATCAGCGTGATCGCGTCGCGCTTGGCCATCGCGAGGTCGACAGCGCGCTGAAGGGCGGGCTCGCGCGCGCTGTGATCCACGAGGTGTTTTGCGAGGGGCGGCAGGGGGCGGCCGCGACGGGTTTCGTCATGGGTCTCGCGGGGCGCGTGTCGGCGCGCCGGCCGCTGCTGTGGGTGCGGCAGGATTTTTCGGAACTGGAAACCGGCGCGCTGTCGATGAGCGGGCTGGCCGAGCTCGGCCTCGATCCGCGCCGCGTGGTGATGGTGCGCGCTGCGGATGTCGAGAGCGCGCTGCGCAGTTCGGCCGATGCGCTCGCCTGCGATGCCCTCGGCGCGGTCGTGCTCGAACTCTGGGGTGAGACGCGGCAGTTCGACCTCGTGGCGAGCCGCAAGCTGACGCTGGCCGCGCAATCGTCCGGTGTCACCGGCTTGATGTTGCGGATGGCGGCGCAGCCGCTGCCCTCGACCGCCGAGACGCGGTGGATGCTGCGCGCTGCGCATTCGCCGCCGGGTGCGATGTGGAGTGCATGGGGCGCGCCGCGCTTCGATGCCGAGCTGTTGCGCAATCGTCATGGCCCGTGCGGCCGGTGGATCATGGAATGGAAATGTGATGAGTGCCAGTTCAGTGAACCGTCGGCGCATCCTCAGCCTGTGGCTGCCGCGCCTGCCCATCGACCGGATCCAGCGGTTCTTCGGCAACGTCGGACTGCATGA
- a CDS encoding putative DNA modification/repair radical SAM protein, with protein MDVQRKLEILADAAKYDASCASSGTEKRDSSDGKGMGSTAPGMGICHSYAPDGRCISLLKVLLTNACNYDCLYCVNRASSNVPRARFTIDEVVKLTLDFYRRNYIEGLFLSSGIIHSPDYTMEQVVGVARKLREEHHFRGYIHLKTIPEADDALIAEAGRYADRLSINIEMPEETSLQQFAPEKDVRAIRRTMGRLRLKLDEAEDSRSAKTKARPQRFAPAGQSTQMIVGADSASDHTILHTSSNLYGSYKLRRVYYSAFSPIPDASRALPLVQPPLLREHRLYQADWLMRFYGFDVAEIVDDSAMLPLDIDPKLAWALRNRDRFPLDINRASREELLRVPGFGTKTVERIIATRRTTTIRVADLARLHVPQKKALPFIVLSDHRPAPHRLDAAGLIERFKPKATQLGFGF; from the coding sequence ATGGACGTACAACGTAAGCTGGAGATCCTGGCGGACGCCGCCAAATACGATGCATCCTGCGCCTCCAGCGGCACCGAGAAGCGGGATTCCAGCGACGGCAAGGGCATGGGTTCGACCGCGCCGGGCATGGGCATCTGCCACTCCTACGCGCCGGATGGACGCTGCATCTCCCTGCTCAAGGTGCTGCTGACCAACGCCTGCAATTACGATTGCCTCTATTGCGTCAACCGCGCCTCCAGCAACGTGCCGCGCGCCCGCTTCACCATCGACGAGGTGGTCAAGCTGACGCTCGACTTCTATCGGCGCAACTACATCGAAGGGCTGTTCCTCTCCTCCGGCATCATCCACAGCCCCGATTACACCATGGAGCAGGTGGTCGGCGTCGCGCGCAAACTGCGCGAAGAACATCACTTCCGCGGCTACATCCACCTCAAGACCATTCCGGAAGCCGACGACGCGCTGATCGCGGAAGCCGGCAGATATGCCGATCGTCTCTCCATCAACATCGAGATGCCCGAGGAGACGAGCCTGCAGCAATTCGCGCCGGAGAAGGACGTACGCGCGATCCGCCGCACCATGGGCCGGCTGCGGCTGAAGCTGGACGAGGCCGAGGACAGCCGCAGCGCAAAGACGAAGGCCAGGCCGCAACGCTTCGCGCCCGCCGGCCAAAGCACGCAGATGATCGTCGGCGCAGATAGCGCCTCCGACCACACCATCCTGCACACAAGCTCCAATCTCTACGGCTCATACAAGCTGAGGCGCGTCTACTACTCCGCCTTCAGCCCGATCCCCGACGCCAGCCGCGCCTTGCCTCTGGTGCAACCGCCGCTGCTACGCGAACACCGGCTCTACCAGGCCGACTGGCTGATGCGGTTCTACGGGTTCGACGTTGCGGAGATCGTCGACGACAGCGCCATGCTGCCGCTCGACATCGACCCCAAGCTCGCCTGGGCGCTGCGCAACCGCGACCGCTTCCCGCTCGACATCAACCGCGCCAGCCGCGAGGAGCTGCTGCGCGTGCCCGGCTTCGGCACCAAGACGGTCGAACGCATCATTGCAACGCGGCGCACCACCACGATCCGCGTTGCCGATCTGGCGCGGCTGCATGTTCCCCAGAAAAAGGCGCTGCCGTTCATCGTCCTCAGCGATCACCGGCCTGCCCCACATCGGCTCGATGCGGCCGGGCTCATCGAGCGGTTTAAGCCGAAAGCAACGCAACTGGGATTTGGCTTCTGA
- a CDS encoding UdgX family uracil-DNA binding protein (This protein belongs to the uracil DNA glycosylase superfamily, members of which act in excision repair of DNA. However, it belongs more specifically to UdgX branch, whose founding member was found to bind uracil in DNA (where it does not belong), without cleaving it, appears to promote DNA repair by a pathway involving RecA, rather than base excision.) gives MLYITLDTETDFDGWRKAARSLVLHHIQPTDITWTVQGGEAELFAPPAPSPILEVNDGTFNVSGKFVDLAQSAILHRDPQRFAILYRLLWRLKDNHDLIEVATDPDVAQVIAMARAVHRDEHKMHAFVRFREIGRERQAHYVAWFEPEHHIVELAAPFFARRFADMPWSILTPDLCAHWDGHALSFTPGVSKSEAPAEDRLEETWRRYYASIFNPARLKVKAMQAEMPKKYWRNLPEASIIKPLIEDAERMTGAMLAYAATDPHKPQKRPEVPMTRKLAADDLDALREEAAHCRACPIYKDATQTVFGEGPKDATIMLVGEQPGDKEDLAGHPFVGPAGQMLDRALAEAGVDRKKVYVTNAVKHFKFVPRGKIRLHQKPATPEIKACRQWYERELAVVQPDLVVAMGATAAQSVFGKITPIGKTRGRLIDLPDGRKALVTVHPSYLLRLPDPEAKALEYQRFVEDLKIAADLQKKAARAA, from the coding sequence ATGCTGTACATCACCCTCGACACCGAAACCGATTTCGACGGCTGGCGCAAAGCCGCACGCAGCCTCGTGCTGCATCATATACAACCCACCGACATCACCTGGACCGTGCAGGGCGGCGAAGCGGAGCTGTTCGCACCGCCCGCGCCGTCTCCGATCCTCGAGGTAAACGACGGCACCTTCAACGTATCAGGCAAATTCGTCGACCTCGCACAGTCAGCAATTCTGCACCGCGATCCCCAGCGTTTCGCCATCCTTTATCGCCTGCTCTGGCGATTGAAGGACAATCACGATCTCATCGAGGTCGCGACCGACCCTGATGTAGCGCAGGTCATTGCGATGGCGAGAGCGGTCCATCGTGACGAGCACAAGATGCATGCCTTCGTGCGCTTCCGCGAGATCGGCAGGGAACGGCAGGCGCATTACGTCGCCTGGTTCGAGCCGGAGCACCACATCGTCGAGCTCGCCGCGCCGTTCTTCGCCAGGCGCTTTGCCGACATGCCCTGGTCGATCCTGACGCCGGACCTCTGCGCGCATTGGGACGGCCACGCGCTCTCGTTCACGCCGGGCGTCAGCAAGAGCGAAGCACCTGCCGAAGACCGGCTGGAGGAAACCTGGCGGCGTTACTATGCCAGCATCTTCAATCCGGCGCGGTTGAAGGTGAAGGCGATGCAGGCGGAGATGCCGAAAAAATACTGGAGGAACCTGCCCGAAGCCTCAATCATTAAGCCTTTGATCGAGGACGCCGAGCGCATGACCGGCGCCATGCTCGCCTATGCCGCAACCGACCCGCACAAGCCACAAAAGCGACCGGAGGTTCCGATGACACGCAAGCTTGCTGCCGACGATCTCGATGCGCTCCGCGAGGAGGCCGCCCATTGCCGCGCCTGCCCGATCTACAAGGACGCGACGCAGACCGTGTTCGGCGAGGGCCCGAAAGACGCCACCATCATGCTGGTCGGCGAGCAGCCCGGCGACAAGGAAGACCTCGCCGGCCATCCCTTCGTCGGCCCGGCCGGCCAGATGCTCGACCGCGCGCTGGCGGAGGCCGGCGTCGACCGCAAGAAGGTTTATGTCACCAACGCGGTGAAGCACTTCAAATTCGTACCGCGTGGGAAGATCCGCCTGCACCAGAAACCGGCAACGCCGGAGATCAAGGCGTGCCGGCAATGGTATGAGCGGGAGCTGGCGGTCGTTCAACCCGATCTCGTCGTCGCGATGGGCGCCACCGCCGCGCAAAGCGTATTCGGCAAGATCACCCCGATCGGCAAGACCCGCGGCCGGCTGATCGATCTTCCCGACGGCCGCAAGGCACTGGTGACGGTGCATCCGTCCTATCTGCTGCGGCTGCCCGATCCGGAAGCGAAGGCGCTGGAATATCAGCGCTTTGTCGAAGACCTGAAGATCGCGGCCGACTTGCAGAAGAAGGCCGCACGCGCCGCATAA